DNA sequence from the Veillonellales bacterium genome:
TAAAAGCCCCAGAGGGACCCGTATATTTGGGCCGGTAGCGAGAGAACTGCGTGAAAAAGACTTTATGAAGATTGTCTCGCTGGCGCCGGAAGTAATCTAAGCTAGGAGGTGTCCGGAATGTCAGAAAGCAATAAACTGCATGTTAAAAAAGGCGATACCGTAGTTGTTTTGTCCGGTAAGGACAAAGGCAAAAAAGGTAAAGTCATTGAAGCTCTGCCGAAAAAAGGTAAAGTCGTTGTTGAAGGTGTGAATAAAGTAAAACGTCACACTAAGGCGAGTCAAAAGCTGCCCCAAGGCGGTATCCTTACGAAAGAAGCAGCGCTGAATTCGGCAAAAGTGATGCTCGTTTGCCCGGAATGTAAAGAACCAACCCGTATTAAAAAATCGTCTCTGGCCAGTGGCACTTGGGCCCGTGTTTGTAAAAAATGCGGCGAAATTATTGATAAAGAAAAATAATCACGCGGAAAGGAGGTAACTCAACATGGCCAGATTAAAAGAAAAGTATACAAACGAAGTGGCTCAATCTTTAATGACGAAGTTCGGCTATCAAAATGTCATGGAGATTCCTAAAGTTGAAAAAGTTGTCCTTAACATGGGGGTCGGCGAAGCGGTTGGCAACCCGAAAGTGTTGGATGCGGCAGTAGGTGATATGACTCAGATTGCCGGACAAAGACCGATAGTAACCCGGGCTAAAAAATCAATTGCAGCATTTAAAATTCGTGAAGGAATGCCGATTGGGGCCAAAGTTACCCTTCGCGGCGAGCGGATGTATCAATTTTTGGATAAATTGTTCAACGTTGCGCTGCCGCGTGTGCGTGACTTTCGCGGCGTGAGTCCCCGGTCCTTTGACGGTCGCGGTAACTACACCATGGGCGTGAAAGAACAGCTTATATTCCCTGAAATTGAATATGATAAAATCGATAAAATTCGCGGAATGGATATCATCATTGTGACGACTGCTAAAACAGACGAAGAAGCGCGTGAGCTTTTAAAACTGATGGGTATGCCATTCAGCGCATAAAGGAGGGACACTTGTGGCCAAGAAGGCATTAATTGAAAAATGGAAGAACGGGTCAAAATTTAAAGTGCGCCATTACAATAGATGTAAAATTTGCGGACGTCCTCACGGATATCTGCGCAAGTTTGAAATGTGCCGTATTTGCTTTAGAGAACTGAGCTACAAAGGTGCCATTCCAGGGGTAACCAAAGCCAGCTGGTAGGAGTAACAGGAAGGAGGTATGTTCAAATGGTAATGACCGATCCAATTGCTGATATGCTTACACGTGTTCGCAATGCGAATTCCGTTTATCATGATAAAGTAGAA
Encoded proteins:
- a CDS encoding uL14 family ribosomal protein, translated to KSPRGTRIFGPVARELREKDFMKIVSLAPEVI
- the rplX gene encoding 50S ribosomal protein L24 encodes the protein MSESNKLHVKKGDTVVVLSGKDKGKKGKVIEALPKKGKVVVEGVNKVKRHTKASQKLPQGGILTKEAALNSAKVMLVCPECKEPTRIKKSSLASGTWARVCKKCGEIIDKEK
- the rplE gene encoding 50S ribosomal protein L5 gives rise to the protein MARLKEKYTNEVAQSLMTKFGYQNVMEIPKVEKVVLNMGVGEAVGNPKVLDAAVGDMTQIAGQRPIVTRAKKSIAAFKIREGMPIGAKVTLRGERMYQFLDKLFNVALPRVRDFRGVSPRSFDGRGNYTMGVKEQLIFPEIEYDKIDKIRGMDIIIVTTAKTDEEARELLKLMGMPFSA
- a CDS encoding type Z 30S ribosomal protein S14, with the translated sequence MAKKALIEKWKNGSKFKVRHYNRCKICGRPHGYLRKFEMCRICFRELSYKGAIPGVTKASW